One Globicephala melas chromosome 6, mGloMel1.2, whole genome shotgun sequence genomic window carries:
- the ZNF487 gene encoding putative zinc finger protein 487 translates to MNRSQGPVSFEDVSMGFTQEEWQHLDPAQRTLYRDVMLENYSHLISVGYCVIKPEAIFKLEQGEEPWMLEEESQSQSHPDFCIVDLMEKSQEKEDQRWWKVGFVNNKTPTKERNSVLGKTFFLDTNFILSRKIPGKYDSYGMNLDSLSELIISNRHSFVRQLDEFNTHGKLLLCTKHKNSHSREKSLEYDRTGKAISQNEDLFQHQDTQTLKIPFEYTECRKAFNERETFITYKRESSWEKPYGCNEHVKAFSDRPTFSVHQGTHTRENHYELNDCGRWSIHEKSILNKHHGVIMGKR, encoded by the coding sequence ATGAACAGATCTCAGGGGCCAGTGTCATTTGAGGATGTGAGCATGGGCTTCACTCAGGAGGAGTGGCAGCACCTAGACCCTGCTCAGAGGACCCTGTACAGGGACGTGATGCTGGAGAACTATAGCCACCTCATCTCAGTGGGGTACTGTGTTATCAAACCAGAGGCGATTTTCAAATTAGAGCAAGGAGAAGAGCCATGGATGTTAGAGGAAGAGTCCCAAAGTCAGAGCCACCCAGACTTCTGCATAGTTGACCTGATGGAGAAGAGCCAGGAAAAGGAAGACCAGCGTTGGTGGAAAGTTGGTTTTGTCAACAACAAAACACCGACTAAAGAGAGAAATAGTGTattaggaaaaacattttttctggaTACAAACTTCATTTTATCAAGAAAAATACCTGGTAAATATGACTCATATGGAATGAATTTGGATTCTCTTTCAGAATTAATCATTAGTAATAGACACTCCTTTGTAAGGCAGCTTGATGAGTTTAATACACATGGGAAATTACTCCTCTGTACAAAGCACAAGAATTCTCATTCTAGAGAGAAATCTTTAGAATATGATAGAACTGGAAAAGCCATCAGTCAAAATGAGGACTTATTTCAGCATCAGGATACTCAAACTCTGAAGATTCCTTTTGAATATACTGAATGTAGGAAAGCCTTCAATGAGAGGGAAACTTTCATTACCTATAAGAGAGAAAGCTCATGGGAGAAGCCCTATGGATGTAATGAACATGTCAAAGCCTTTTCTGATAGACCAACATTCAGTGTTCATCAGGGAACTCATACAAGGGAGAATCACTATGAATTGAATGACTGTGGGAGGTGGTCTATTCATGAGAAGTCAATTTTAAATAAGCACCATGGAGTTATCATGGGGAAGAGATAA
- the LOC138842734 gene encoding LOW QUALITY PROTEIN: zinc finger protein 300-like (The sequence of the model RefSeq protein was modified relative to this genomic sequence to represent the inferred CDS: inserted 2 bases in 1 codon; substituted 1 base at 1 genomic stop codon) — protein MNWEVFCKKPKFIQHQETHIGKKVYKINQCATAFCKKPKLPTYQKTDIREKLYECSECGKTFSHKSSLILHQRIHRGEKPYECTKCGKTFGYRSGLTVHQRTHTGEKPYECNECGKNFCEKSNLHVHQXTHTGEKLYECNECQKTFSDWSAVTVHKRIHTGEKPYECKECGKTFSQKPNFINHQRSHTGEKPYGCHKCGKSFSVKSKLREHQKXHTGETPYKCNECGKTFCHKSSLTVHQSTHTGEKPYECNQCGRTFYQRTH, from the exons ATGA ATTGGGAAGTATTCTGCAAGAAGCCAAAGTTCATTCAGCATCAAGAAACACATATAGGGAAAAAAGTCTATAAAATTAATCAGTGTGCTACTGCATTTTGCAAGAAGCCAAAGCTTCCTACATATCAGAAAACAGATATAAGAGAAAAACTCTATGAGtgtagtgaatgtgggaaaaccttcagCCATAAATCATCTCTCATCCTACATCAGAGGATACACAGaggggagaaaccctatgaatgcacCAAATGTGGGAAAACCTTTGGGTATAGGTCAGGCCTCACAGTACATCAGAGAACACACacaggggagaaaccctatgaatgtaatgaatgtggaaaaAATTTCTGTGAGAAGTCAAATCTCCATGTACATCAGTGAACACATACAGGGGAGAAACTCTATGAGTGTAATGAATGTCAGAAAACCTTCAGTGATTGGTCAGCTGTCACAGTACATAAGAGAATACATACcggggagaaaccctatgaatgtaaggaatgtgggaaaactTTCTCCCAGAAGCCAaacttcattaatcatcagaggagtcacacaggagagaaaccctatggaTGTCACAAATGTGGAAAATCCTTTTCTGTGAAGTCGAAACTGAGGGAGCATCAGAA ACACACAGGAGAGACACCTTATaaatgtaatgagtgtgggaAAACTTTCTGCCATAAGTCATCCCTCACAGTACATCAGAGCACCCACacaggggagaaaccctatgaatgtaaccAATGTGGGAGAACCTTCTATCAGAGAACACACTAG